A single region of the Amphiura filiformis chromosome 7, Afil_fr2py, whole genome shotgun sequence genome encodes:
- the LOC140157054 gene encoding uncharacterized protein, with protein sequence MASKLLFTLMAFSLFVAIAVAAPYLEAGDDDEDGDFDVMNLLASKRGDIEAGVEGEEFEDLMDKRRAKGKGKGKGKGKDKWQMCPPPLNNCVCNAKYAQNDKRFVSSCN encoded by the exons ATGGCCAGTAAACTTCTATTCACTTTGATGGCATTCAGCCTCTTTGTTGCGATAGCTGTTGCAGCGCCATATCTTGAGGCAGGAGATGATGACGAGGACGGCGATTTTGATGTGATGAATCTTTTAGCAAGCAAGCGTGGCGATATTGAGGCCGGGGTAGAAGGAGAGGAATTTGAAGATTTGATGGATAAACGTCGTGCGAAGGGAAAGGGAAAGGGAAAGGGCAAGGGCAAGGACAAGTGGCAGA TGTGCCCACCACCCTTGAATAACTGCGTCTGCAATGCAAAATACGCACAAAACGACAAGAGATTCGTTTCCAGTTGCAATTAG